Genomic DNA from Candidatus Nitrosopumilus koreensis AR1:
TTGGTATACTTCTTTGATTGATCAAATCCAAAACCTCCGTCTCGTGGACCTACCATGATTTTGAATATGTGATGTAGTATTTCTAGTTCACTGTTTTATGGCAGATTTTATTGTATTGTACATTTCATTTTTGTGTTCTTCAATAATTCCTCTTATCTCAAATGAATCGACATATCCTCCCGCTGATGCTCTGGTTGCTTTAAGTAAATAATGTAATGCACCTTCTTCAATTTTTCCAACATAATATCCATACAGAAAGTCTATTTCATTTTCACACTTCCAAATTTTTTTAATATTTGGAAATGTTTGTTTTATTTCTGTATCTATTTCTAAAATTCTATTTTTTATGTATTGGTCAAGTGATTTTCTTATTGTAGAATTTTGAAGCAATTGTACATTGTTTAGAATACTTGTTTTTAGTCCTTTTTCTTATCTTTTGCATCATCTGGGTTGTCCCACATGTGCATGGTTCCTCTGATCATAAATGAGCCTACAATAATAGCTACCAATCCTCCAACAATGAATACAAAAAATCTCCCCACATCTTTTATGCTTGCCAATGATGGTTAATTGCTTTCATTCTAATTATAATTGTCTGAGCGATTTGATTAGATTCAATAATGAGATTGAATAATTTGTTTCATATGTCTAGGATTAAACAAATTGCCATTTGGATTGGAATTATCGGTGGGGGAATAGGATTCTTCTTCTTTTCTATAGAAGCTGCTGAATTTATGCGATAATTATCAAAAATTAATTACGTTGTAATAATTTCTAGAATTATTGCCTGGAATTACTGAGGAAATTAAGAATTTTTTAGATTTACAAAAGTTAGGTTATGTTGCAACAGTTTCTTCTGATGGCACACCAAATCTTTCGCCCAAAGGCACCATAATCGGATGGTCCAAACATCAATTGGCATTTGCAGATATTAGGTCCCCTGATACTGTGAAAAATTTGAAAACCAATCCGAATGTGGAAATAAATGTAATTGATCCGTTATTACGAAAAGGGTTTTTGTTTAAGGGTGTGGCCAAAATTATAAAAGATGTTCCTCCTTACGATGATATTTTAAAATATTATCGCAATAATGGTATCAAGAGTCCAATTGACTCAATCATACTCGTTGATGTTGTTAATGTCTCAGAGGTCACATCTCCTTTATATGATCTAGGAATAGGTGAAGAAGAAATTAAATCAAAATGGAAAAAACATTTTGATAATTTATGATTCTTGTTTTTCTGATTTGAGCTTCTCTAACTCTTTTTTTGTTTCTTCGTGTTCTTCTCTTTCTTTTTCTAAAAGTGACTGAATTGCCTCTAATTCCTTTTGTGTCATGCTAAGTTTTGATTTTAATGAGCCTACAACAGCACTTGCTGCTTCGATTATTCCTGCTGAACTTTTGTTATTACCTTGAATGAATTCTTTTTCTTTTGGCGTAAGGATACTGGTATCTTGAAATTGATCTTTTTTATCAAGTTCTTCTTTTGCATTGTACAACCGTGAATTTGCTTCGTCTAGTTCTTTTTCTGCATCGATTTGCTGTTTTCTAATTTGCAATAATGTTGATTGTTCTGTTGCAATTTTCACTTTAGTTTCTTCATATTCTTTTGTAATTTTTTCTAACTCTTGTTTTATCTTTGATAGATTCTCTTGTGTTTTTCCAAACTC
This window encodes:
- a CDS encoding pyridoxamine 5'-phosphate oxidase family protein yields the protein MPGITEEIKNFLDLQKLGYVATVSSDGTPNLSPKGTIIGWSKHQLAFADIRSPDTVKNLKTNPNVEINVIDPLLRKGFLFKGVAKIIKDVPPYDDILKYYRNNGIKSPIDSIILVDVVNVSEVTSPLYDLGIGEEEIKSKWKKHFDNL